In the genome of Parasteatoda tepidariorum isolate YZ-2023 chromosome 10, CAS_Ptep_4.0, whole genome shotgun sequence, the window attcatgattttgttcacgtttataagtatatttttatctttgtactattttacctatttcataaaattttattgaaatgacaattttaactgattttatttcatgGGACAGGGAGAGAGACTGACATAAGTATCGTTGGATagctttttgtgaaatattaaatgtgtgttgatatttttgattcaatGGATATTTCTCAAGATATTTGCAGGCTTTGAGGGCTCAACGCCACTCTCCTGtataaaatgaattactttaattttgatgcACTATTAAGAAGAAATCAGAAAAGTAAATGGTAAGAATATGAAGAACATGTTTAATTCAAGTCTCAATGCAAATTCGATTGAGTAAAACTTTCTCTcttgaaatttactttaaaaatttaacatcctTTATGTTGTGTCCattgcaaaaggaaaaaaataaataaataaggttgCATCTTCTTTAACTTTCTGATTTATATAAGGTTCAacttacatttaaagaaaaattcttgagTGTTCATTATGTCAACATAcgaaaaattgagttttatgaaaatttctgatgttTTCTCGTTTAACCACTAGGCACTAGTCtcaaattgaaaaacgtaaCATGTTTATCCATCATTCAAATTTTCTGTATTATAAGTGTATccttaaattagaattaaatcaaTTCAGTCAGAAAAACTGAATGGaggaaccaggtaagtgacattttcagagtTACTATATCAAAGTAAGAAGGAAACAAGTGGTATccgaagaattattttattacagatatATTAGAAGGCGGGACTTATAATACTtcgccttattttatttatcgtcCCCCAATTCGAAAGAAGAATTAGGTAAACATACTCAAAACTATTGTAGATTAGttatgtcaaaattaaaataaaagcaattctGATAAATGAAACATACACACTGATGTGATCATTTAATGTGGTTTTTCCTGATTAATGAATATCCCTAAAGATGTCATCTACCTGCTTCATTCACTAAGTTCTTCATGTATCAAATATACATACCTTAGAAGCAGAGATACAATATCAATTCGAGGTTGTTCAcagttttgtaaatattctCCTATCGGAGGTTTTAGACATGGTTTATCATCAGCAACAGTAATAGCATTGGGATTAGCACCATTCCTCAACAAGGTCTCTACTATTCTGTattgatttggaattttttcaaCCATGGACAGGTGCAGGGCAGATCCTACTACCACTGACACCGCATTAATGTCTGCCCCTGATTTGAGAAGGAACTCTAAAAATTTCACATCGCCTTTTAGCACAGCATAATATAATGGTGGGGGTCTTGTACGTTCCAAGGGAAAGCACACTTGTGCTCCATTGTAAACCAAAATCTCTGCTATCTCTAAATTTCCTGTTAGAACTGCATAATGCAACGAGCTTTTCTGGTCTTCTTCTGTCATGGCATTAACATCTGCACCAtaactaaaagttaaaatagacAAATCGTTTGCAAATgtgatgtttaaaatatattgaagacTATATAGCTGCaaaatgacaaatttatttacttagtaGTATAAATATTGCAGAGGGAACAATCTGTACCAATTACTGAGATTTGATCTATAATTAAAGTCTATACGAGTTACttgtaacattttaaagtttttacaataatgtaaaaatttggaaGTAATTGAATTTACAAAAGATTCactacaaattgttttttttttttttttctgatgataATAAAAGTCTCATTGCAAATTTTCAACCTGTAATTACGACGAATTGCTCACCTTAGGATATAATCATCATTAAACCAAAGGtatttttaagcagtttttatttaagtgtttaaaaatattttcctcaggGGGTTTACTTACTTTAAGTAAACACGGGCTTCACGACCCCGAGGTACCccagttatttatattatttttttacactcgTGTTAACACGCAAAGCTTAAAttaacattgatattttttgtagatATCATTTATCATTCCTATAGTTTTCTAACTATCATTCCTATAGTTAACTGCCCCTGCCTTATTCAGGCTCTGACCCTATTACTATATTATTCTTAAGTAAAAATCCTCAATTGTTTAAGTAAAGGTTGAAagcattgatttaaaatgtgactattacctttcttttttccaataaacttcagtcaaacaacatttttttttttcaaagagcaTTATGCATTGTGGAAATCAAATCTAACTCTCAATTCAATTAACCAAACAATcatttatgtaaaagaaaatttataacttagttCAGCAGCGCTTACCTTATAAGTAAGTGCACAGTTTCCACAGCTTGAGCGCTTCTGCATGCTTTCATCAACGGCGTCATTCCTTGCAAATCTCGGGCATTTGGGTCAGCTCCGTACATCAGCAACAGTTCTACTGACCTCAGATCCACCGAATCCACAAGATTTATCTCAAATCCTAAATAGTACAGAGCATTTGGATTTGCTCCGTGCTCTAAAAGCATTCGAGCTGTTTCATGTTCACAGTTTCTTATTGCTAGTCTTAAAGGTTCGTCAGCGGCAGTTGCTCGAGGAGGCTCACCATATGATCTGTCATCAGGGTTTACCTGGTTTAAACAAAAGTGATATCGTATCTGAATTAAGGAAAGAAATGTgtgaacttaaataattttgaaacatcagAAAAAAGAAAGCACTTATGCAATTTTGTTCGTTAGTTTAGTTGGATTTACTGGCGTAAGTGGCTATATCGCACCTACAACTTAATGCAGTATGGACTTGTACTAATGTCCGTACGAAGATAAGATTTTCAATTGTCAAGCAAAAACTAATATTCATGTTCTCtaaatgcattatattttttagaaattttgaagaagGACTAACACAAATGCTTGGGCATTTCGAAATAAAGATATCGAGACATGTGTAGCTTCAGATAAACAATGATAATAAGTACTTTTTCTGCCGATCAACATAGCAGATGGAAAACTGGTTAATACATTCGGTACAGTTTCTATTTCAAAGTTATCTGTATCTCAGATAAATTTGgaatagaaacaaaatatcaCCAAAGTTAACGCCATTGCTGACATTTTGTTTCTATCTTTGAATAGCCGATTGATACCGGATTAACGGCCACATAAATATTCAACTAACTCCctagtcttgtaatttttgaaccgAACCCAGTCAACGAGAACCGGATTAAACACCAGGTCAAACTCACCATCTTAGAAGACTTTTCGTTGAAACTAACATGCATTTGTGTTGTTAGTCGGGGAAGGAAAAAACCTTCTATTGTTAGCCCGGTGGCAAGGAGCACCAACCAAGAAAATCTTAGTGACTTTTATTCCAATTTCGATGATGTTtgagctaactaatttttaaaataccgcTTCTCCAACAATTCTGATTATAGGAATTCGCTTTTTGAAAAGAAGCAGAAttcattaaaagataattttctttcagattGTCATCGACGGTAGAAACTCATCTTTAACTCATGACATATCTAACACGGGAGACATTTTTCGTCAATTCCGTGAACGGCAGAAACTGGAAACAGTTTACGAATGGACTGGTCATCTCCGGAATTCGACCCTGTAGTTGACCAGCGTCCTCCCAAAACCAAAATACTGGTAGCAAAATTCCCTAACGGACCTTTCCAGTTATGTATTTCTGCTAGAAAATCCCTGTGAAGGAATTTCTGTCTTCAgaatatgaaattgaaaaggTGAAGACATGAGTTTTCAAATATCCGTTTAGCAATTTTACtaccattccttttttttttttaagtttttggagAACGCTAATTAGCTTACTGTATCACCGAGACCAAGTACTATGCGAAGCGAATGGCAAAAAAGTTGTTTCGACTTTGTTCATCTCGGATACATGCGGGTTTAGTAGTGATTCTGTCCTTATACTTTGATTTCGCGTTAAGCTCATTTTGGAGCTCTGTGTCTTTTGTTACCTTAAGTACACAatggtaggggagagtggggtcaattgtaacatggtacgattgtaacagagcaaaaatttcgagtgtcgggttctagatttgattcctaggtggcgcacaaggtgtatttaataaatctacatgtacacccctgatggcaaccatttttatgtatttttgaaagagttacatcacaaaagatattttcacgccacacaagtactttttttggtattagaatattatattgtaacaaagtaattttgtttaaacaaataaaaattagtaaccgaatatgtaagtggacactttaattaacatttcaataaaaaaaagattagttttgctaattaactagcattgtttttaacaaatgaagctgaaatggcgtcttggggacaattgtaacaataagtaaagggacgattgtaacagctgaaaataaataatcttatgtttacaaaccattacttaactctttaagaaccaccaatagtttcctatatcatttatattatgttgcatgtgcattattttatttgtcacctttcacagcataaattaaaatttttaaccccttaaagttaaaagtttaaccctttaggtctctgctcattattatttttactcctaaaatatcactactattttgatcaataaaaaaatatatcacaactatgataatatgtataattaactatgttttagttgaatttatgaactgttacaattgaccccgtaagtggggacaattgtaacaagtgcacgactgtcaaaaattgttaataactaatataataacatttaaaataaggtatttatttttttttctagtagaggatagtctactttactcgtctgtcaattaatactaataatatattggattttttgttagttaaaaatagttaagtataaaatgttacaattgaccccactctcccctagtGTTTAAGGTCGTTTAACTCTACAATGAACCAAATGGAgtagttatttataaaagtttcgtTTAAACTAAAGCGGAATGCGCGCTAGATTTAAACGAAGAATGGAAAAACTATACGCATGGGGTGGTAagggcatacctgccaacttatTATCCTTTCAAGGATGATTTTCGCCAGTGGTAGTCGAATGGAATATAAATAGCAATTCTAGGCGGAATAATAAGCTGTATTTTGAACAAGCTTATTCAGTCCTCTACATCAGTATTgcatatatatgcttaatttttttaaaaatagtggtggatcaaaaatattataaattataaatgcttaaaCCGACGCTGTTAGTttcaaatagatatttttaatctatttctaaTCGAGTTGGTCtgctagttttatttttagtgtaagAGTTAATTATACCacattttacaagaaaaaaagcaGCCACTCCAATTATGAAAATCTGACATACCTCGGTAAATCTTATTCTCGCTCCATAAGCCATGAGAATATTAATCAGATGAGAGTATCCTTTTTCTGAACAAATGTGGACAGGAGTATATCCCATGGCATCCATGACATTCGGATCAGCCCCAAATTCGAGTAAAAGATCCACGAGATATTCTGCATCAAGGTAAACAGCATAGTGAATTAGTCTTAGACCCTTGTGGACAGATTCATCAATGCTAAGTATGAGTTCCTCCTCTTCAATGAAGCTCCTGATAGATTCTAAAGATTTCCTGTGAATAATCATATCAGCCGCGTGTCGCAGAGGTAATGTAGAGCGTTGGGATCTGTGCAAACTTTGCAGTacatctaataaaaaatgaaatttgtaaattgcGTTAGATTGTTCCATATACAGAGTGAAAGAGAACTAACTTTGacaacttttaataaaacagcACTGAATGGGAGAGAAAAAATGAAGAGATTTGTGAACTTTCACGTTTATTGATGTGTTTGTAATCTgtaatggtaaaaataattttaagataataaaaaagaaatccacCTTTTGGCTATACTCAGCCTACAGATAGATTAAAAATCGACGTaactagattaaaattaatgtattcatCCATCTTAAAAACACGGGTGTGTAGCGAGATATATCTTGCAACGCATAAGTTTTTTGGTATTTGCGGttgttagaaaaaattagtacaattttttattgaagtaataggtattataaacacatttttggataaatttgGCCATGTGGGTAAAGTATCATTCTAAATCAAGACAAgcacatttttataagtaatttaaatattaatttatagtgAGCAtggaatatttacttttatataaaagttaagaGCTGCACTGCCTAAGAATAATCATGGAGGAAAGGAAAGTTACATGAAAGCTCTCGACATAAATAGTCTTAAAGCATAAATAGGTCTTGCGCCAATAacttctaattaattaacaaaaatttatatttatttttgaaatattattttagcacCAAATGTGAATGAATTGtaacaaatttattcatattcgtaaaaaaaaaaagttccagaaaataataatttttgatttgacaCCTCTGTTTTGTCTTCGTGTCTAGAGTTCAACGGACCAATCTTTCGGAAatttagttctaaaaattttttcaaaatatttaaaataatatgaaaatttatgattacatTCAAGCACGATGATCTGAAGTGCTGGTGAtaattaaaggatatttttgtaatttaattgttattacactattACTGCAAATATTGTGGTGAACTATAATTTACATGTTGACAGGTctgatttagttatttttattacctcttaatatatttgtatttggTTATGTTTCATTCACTCTTATATCTCCTCAAGAATCGTTATTATTTCTCCCATAATTATTGTGAACGAGGTGAAAACACAATGCGGTTTATCTatagtgataaaataaagaaattgttgtatgtctttttataacttcaaaaatatatgatcCAGAAATTGGAATGTTGCATGCAAGACGTAATTTTTGCTCGcaaacttaaaaatgttgaaaaaatttcaattagatcGTTCGGGAGTACGTTTGTTTGAAAACTAATCTATCTCATTGGTTTAGCATTAGCcatagttataaattaaactgcTGACAATTCtgtctttcaaatatttaaaaaataataagaaacttaTCTGAAATCACATATGGCGCAGAAACCTGGAAACAGACTAagattgaaatacaaaaattagaaaccgttcaaaataaatgtttaagatttatttttaaaattttctgtcctTGCAAAGTATCAAGTAGAAATCTATTAAAGAAAGCTGAAATAAAAACCatagaagatgaaattaaaaaacgaagatgGAGCTGGCTCGGACATATCCTTAGAatgcccaaagaaaaaattacatctgttGCTCTTACATGGGCCCTTGATGGTAAAAGAACAAGAGGAAGACCCAGACTTACCACCCATCGCATGTTTTTGGGCGAGTTAAGAGAATTTAGAATATCTGGCTGGGAGGAAGGATATGCTGGCGTTGGAGGGATATGCTAGAGGCCTTTACTGCCCAAAGGCACGTAGaggataagtaagtaagtatCTGAAATCACGCTCTTAGTTTATAGCTgcgattttgaagaaaattttttttttatctaaatattgtTAGATTAGatataatctataattttgTGCCAATTCAGCGGGAAAATTGCTTTGGCCTGATAAATCTTGGCTCACATTTATTGACTACGATAAATAGCAATATATATCGTGCCGAATTAGTGCATCAATGTAGTTCATCTTCTAAACTAATCATAGAGTagttttatatcatattaaaaacatgttttacttAATCTAATTACGTGAAATCCATAGAAGACAAAAATTGGAGTGGTATATACGCCTTTTAGTTTTGAACATTACAGCGCGGTGTTAATTCATAGcttttctataattaatatatttttgtagcaTACATAAAAAAGATAGGTTTGTTAGTAACATTTCTGAATAAACAGAAGGTATAACTTTCTACAAATTATTATCAGTTACCTTCCTCTATAGCTGAAGGAGGTCGGTAAGAGGCGATCAGACCGGAGAAATCCATGTTTGCAAACAACTCAGAAGGAAGAGttctgtgtttatttttttagagctAAATTTATATCGGAACTGCATGTGGCTTGGCATCTGATCAAAATAACTGGGCGATAACAAGGAAAGGCGGGCCgaagattttaagaattatgtttttcaaatgcGGTGGTTTAAACCttctatttaaagttaattcactttaaaaaggaatttaaaaaagaagaaaaacaaaaagttacGGTCAATACCCTTCTATTAGATTTAAGGTTATGATTCTTGTATCGTAGTGACTTAGggattttaagaaaacttaacAAACAacgcaaattttataaaaataaatcccaATTTTGTAACAgttgattaatttttctctgTCGGTAtgacctttttatttttagtaattaaatatgctctttttttaaattgagttctCACTAATTTTGCCTCTGAAAGTAAACTTATTAATACTCTCTTTGAATGTTACATAATTTGTCGTTTAATTTGCATACCTAGTTCATATTTCGTTCAGTAGCGTACACAGGAATTTTTCAAGAGGGTGTTACTaataattagtatatatatacagttagTCAATAAAGTCTGCGTACAGactgattattaaattaaaaaagcactttaaacatcaaagaaacattttaatcagtatggttttttttcctgcaatagCTACAATTGTAAGCTACAGTAAggagcaaaaataaaactgcaatattttaaaaactttctcaaaaataaatttttacgaaaaaaacacAGCAATACACTCCAATAAAGTCTGCGtacacttaagaaaaaaattaaaaataaaagtttttagcgttattttaatattttgttgcgtaccctttattttttaaaacagcttgCAGACGTCTAGGCACTGACTGGACTAGATTCTGTGTATCATATGACGTAAATTTTGCCCATTCTTCCTGCAATTTGCATATTAACTCATTTTGGGAAGTAATATTGTGTTTTCGAATTCGTTTGTCCAATTTTGCCCACAAATGTTCAATCGGGTTAAGGTCTGGTGACTGTGGATGAGTTGGTAATTGTCACGGAGTGTGATAGAAAAGATATTCCTTCACAATTTTAGCAGTATGTTTAGGGTCGTTGTCTTGTTGGAAAATAACGGTATTAGAAAGGTTTAAATTTCGAGCACTTTCTAGtagatttttcttcaaaatatccaaATAAACATACCTGTCCATGACTTTATCAATAATAGGCAAATTTCCAACTCCATTCGAAGACATACACCCCCATACCATCACTCCACCAGCTCCATGTTTAACAGTTGGATTTAAATTTCTCAGATTCAGTTCTGTTCCCGGTTTTCACCATACAATAGGGTGGCCattgatcttaaatattgtaaatttactttcatcTGACCAAATTACACTGTTCCAATAATCTGCCGAGGAGTTCAAATAAGTTTTTGCAAAAGCAATTCTTTTCATTCGATTCGTCTTAGAAATGTATGGCTTAGACCTAGATTTGCGATCGTAATAATTTGCCTTTCACAGTACAGGGGGAATTTCCTAATTgcttgctaaaaaaatatattttgttatatttacaGCAGAAAGTTTAGGATTTTGTTTAATTcgcaaaagaaattttctttcttctctctGAATAATCTTCCTAGGTCTTCCACATCTTGGTTTTACAGCATGATTTCCAGTACCACAGGGTAGTTCTGAATAACTCTTTGCACACTAGAGTGAGACCTCCTAACTATTTTTCCTATATAGCGAAGAGTTTTACCTTCATctctcaattttataattaattgtctTGTAGCTAAAGGAATTTCCTTATTAAGTGACATTTTCGTCAAAGAAAATAGCACTAACAACTTCCCATTAACTCGAAAATAGATTTGAAGCTCAATGACCTTGAAAGTGTAATCTGATTTGCATTCTCAAGTTTGAAATTAAGATAAGAAATTCCCCGCCCCTTCTGGTTTGTACGCAAACTTTATTGGCCTTGATTTTTGTccaattatcttttaaaaattagtgtgcATAAATTATTgggcatgaaaatatttttgtcaaataattttaaagttactaacTGACGttaaggatttaaaataataaaactttaaaaaaccattttattccCCCTTTAAATTCGAGTTTGATATTACTTTTGTCAATGTACGCAGACTTTTTTGActaactgtatttaaaattgtttgcctgaaatcaaataacattaaaatgctaaatttgcaaataacatttatgatatgaaatgctgaatactttatatatatgtatatatatttacatgtatgtatatttatatgtatgtatatatatgtatgtatatatatatgtatatatatatgtatgtatgtatatatatatgtatatatatatgtatgtatgtatatatatatgtatgtatatatatatatgtgtatatatatgtgtatatatatgtgtatatatatatatgtgtgtgtgtatatatatatatatgtatatatatgtatattatatatatatatgtatatatatacttattctGCTCCTGTCGATGTACGCAATATGCTTGGTGAGATATTTGCTTCTATCTCCAGTCCGGATAATTATAGTTCAGATTTCCGAAACCACAAGCGCAACGCCGAACCATTAATTTTCACACTCGCAGATATCTTGATTTTATTCGTCATATAATcttgattttacttttctaataaaAGAAGTTCTCAAAAATCACAAAAGTTGaactgtaataattaaatacaatacttCAATCACATAACTAACTCATTTAGAGCAACGCTCTTTTCTCACATCCCAGCTCTTCGGATTCATTGCACACGCGCAATTTTCACAGATGGCGCTTCTGGCTTCAACATACCGCCGGGCGTTGAATGACGCAGCATTCaacaaaacacaataaaaacaaaaacacaaatAGAAACCGaaccataaaaatacaaatatataacaataaaacacaatttttaattaacacgtGGCAaagttactaattttattgCTGGCcgtttaaatatacaatttttatctttaagagTTACAAATCTGGTTCTGTTATCCATACCTGGATGAGTTTTGATAACCCTTgctaaattccattttaaaggACAATACACATCTAATGCATTATCAAATGATTGTCCTCTGCAATACTTCAATTCAATCTGTATGTTTTCAAGAAAATCTATAATTACTTCTTGTGGGTGCAGAGCGCTATGGCCATGGCtggttacaaattttaaaaaccgttCCACAGATTCAGCATCTTTATCAACGTATCGCAAAACTATGGCTAGTTGATCAACAGGGGAAATATCAGGAGTTGAATCAACAATCAAgccaaaatatttctcttctttaATCTCAGctaatatttcttgcaaaaccCTATTAGACATGATGTTGATAAACTCTCACAGTTGTTGAAGATAGATAGTTCACACCACCTTTGCCTTTATTTCCAGTGTTTTTTATGTGATCAGCTAAAAACGTATCGAAGGAGCTTAACAGCTCAATTTTGCccaaaaaattaccattttgcAATGAACCAAAGGTTTCGTTTCATTGTCGCCATAACATGCAAGCCCACGTATTGAAATAAACTTCACAACAGCTACAACCCTATACAAAATTTTCCTCCAATAGTCACATTCAGCTTTAAACTGGTCTAAAAGATTGCAATCTATTCTATTTGCTTTAAGACAACGttgtgaaaaagaataaatgttttttctgtgACAAGTAGAATTTTAATGCGGTGATAATCTTTTTGCTATATTTCTCCAGTCGGAGTTAACCATCTTGACACAAAGCTTGGTCACTTGATCCATACAGTTTACAAATATAGCAAAAAACAGCTTGTGAACTTGGTGAATAGAATACACTAGCCAGTCTCTTTTAACGACTTCTCCATTTTTCTTAATAcgtgtaaagttttttttcgaaCATGATCGTTCTACTTTCCCAAAAACTATATTTGAGTTTTCAAggaaatttatgttttgctttACTTTGTTATATACGAAGTGTTATAGGAGGCCATAATGCAGGATCACTAAAGTCATTGACAGATTTGTCAGTATCACATGAAATAGTGTGAAACTGGatcatgtaaaatttgtttattgtctGAAACACTTGATTCTCAAATATTAGACATTTCTGCTGTTTTGCAATTTACATCATTACTTGACGATGGTAAGGcattcatattttctaaaactttttctattaagtacgaatttatttaaaattccacaTTTAATAGTGATGGATTTGTCAGAATGTCGACCACCATATAATTCGGAAACGAAAGTTATTGCACCAGAAGGagaaattgagtttaaaaatttaacagtattatgatttttatagttTGAATAAGTTTGCGCACGGGCGTCTAAGTTGAAAGGCGTGTCTATAAAAATCTCACTGCAGTCCAATATGCATATGACGTgtggaaaaattttatgcttccGGTAAGTGCTTTGAAGAAGGCCAATTTATAAACCTTGAAAGGACTCTCTGCCCATTCGATGCATCCAAGCTGTGAAGATCTTACCAgcagtacttttatttatgagaAATCTGTAACATAAATCTTCATTCAAGAGACCCAATCtcagtttcataaaaacaaGCAGAAGTTGCTCTTTTGTTTCTAAACTAGTGCGAACTGGAGGGCTCCTTCTGTTCAGCAATATTCCAAGTAGATTATAGAAAAAAGCAATGCTGGGTAACTTTGTATAGAAATCAAGCATTGCCTTCACATTCATGATTTGATTAATGTAAGAATttgatatcaaattttttttttataagtacaaCACAGGATTACTGATATAATTACTTATGacataaacaaatttcaatttaccattaaattgtattcatattctaatattttgagtACGAATAATAATCACtattaatatttgttcaatgaataatttaacaaatttcttaCTATCCTTGTTATTCAAGAACAGAAGAATGAATTTTCAGTAAAGTAAGTCAGAAAGCTGCTGATTTATTACTGAAATGATAATACAGTCGAACCCCACTACAGTGAACACTCGGTTGTGATGaactttacttttttagttGTTCCGTTCCTACTCCTATTTAGATAATGTTATCTTAGTAGCTTTTAGTGAACAT includes:
- the LOC107455661 gene encoding ankyrin repeat and SOCS box protein 3; translated protein: MDFSGLIASYRPPSAIEEDVLQSLHRSQRSTLPLRHAADMIIHRKSLESIRSFIEEEELILSIDESVHKGLRLIHYAVYLDAEYLVDLLLEFGADPNVMDAMGYTPVHICSEKGYSHLINILMAYGARIRFTEVNPDDRSYGEPPRATAADEPLRLAIRNCEHETARMLLEHGANPNALYYLGFEINLVDSVDLRSVELLLMYGADPNARDLQGMTPLMKACRSAQAVETVHLLISYGADVNAMTEEDQKSSLHYAVLTGNLEIAEILVYNGAQVCFPLERTRPPPLYYAVLKGDVKFLEFLLKSGADINAVSVVVGSALHLSMVEKIPNQYRIVETLLRNGANPNAITVADDKPCLKPPIGEYLQNCEQPRIDIVSLLLRYGARIVLQCQRDHDLGIIKVIHRIHLGLNPEVMDLLVEAAESFNVSFIENSKQMSDEHKDLLLTRALQPFSLLNASRIQVRRNLGWGPDFLATLQSLPLPQMLKKFVLFEE